Part of the Candidatus Angelobacter sp. genome is shown below.
CCAGGAGGACTGGATCGCGCCGTTGGGAAAATACACGAATGCCATCCGCCGCGGCGCGCTGATTGCGGATGTCGCCAAGTCCCCTCCCGTTTTCGCATCGGCGGCCAGAAGCCGGGCCGGGCGCAACGATTCAAGCGCCGGCAGGGCAAGACACGCGCCGAGACCGCGAAGAAAACGGCGGCGGGTGAGGGCCATGTAACGTTGCGCCGCGAGGGTTTGATTCAACGAGTGGACGGTTTTCATAGCTTTGATCGAGCCTGGACGCTTTACTTTTCAGGCCTGTTCGCAGTTTTATCGGTCGTTACGATAGCAGCACTGCGGCGCTTTTGAAAGGGCGAAGATTCCACAATTCCCATTAACAGCGCCGAGAAACGGCCATTCTCCTTTTCCAGCCGCTCAGCGATCCGGTCCACCGTTTCCACATCGCCATACTCCATGCCGCGTCCAAGTGCGTAGGTGAGCAACTTTCCGGTGAGGCAGGTGTAAAAATCGCGGCGGTGCTTTTCCTTCAGTATCTGCTTCAGCTCGCGAATACCGTTGAAGGTTTCGCCCGTGATCAAACGACCCGACGCCTCGATCGGTTGTCCTCGCTCCTTTTCGCGCCACATGCCGAGGGCGTTGAAATTCTCGAGGGCAAGGCCAAGGGGATCCATGCGGTTGTGACAGGAATTGCACAGCGGCTTGCTGCGATGCAGCTCGAGAACTTCACGCAGGGTCGGTTCGTGGTCTTTGAATTCCTTCTCCGATTGTTCCAACAAGGGAACGTCCGGTGGTGGTGGTGGTGGCGGCATCCCCAGAATGTTGTCCAGGACAAACAGGCCGCGTTTCACGGGAGACGTGCGCGTCGGGTTCGATGTGACCACAAGCACGGACCCCTGGGTGAGCAGCCCCCCGCGCGGGTTTCCCTCCGGCAGGGTGACGCGGCGCATCTCGCTCCCTTTCACGTCGGGGATTCCGTAATGTTTG
Proteins encoded:
- a CDS encoding DUF1588 domain-containing protein, with translation AERRRQRFNRPAVELDGPLRHAMQEETQMFFRNIVREDRSVMELIDSDYTFLNERLAKHYGIPDVKGSEMRRVTLPEGNPRGGLLTQGSVLVVTSNPTRTSPVKRGLFVLDNILGMPPPPPPPDVPLLEQSEKEFKDHEPTLREVLELHRSKPLCNSCHNRMDPLGLALENFNALGMWREKERGQPIEASGRLITGETFNGIRELKQILKEKHRRDFYTCLTGKLLTYALGRGMEYGDVETVDRIAERLEKENGRFSALLMGIVESSPFQKRRSAAIVTTDKTANRPEK